One genomic segment of Belonocnema kinseyi isolate 2016_QV_RU_SX_M_011 chromosome 2, B_treatae_v1, whole genome shotgun sequence includes these proteins:
- the LOC117167622 gene encoding uncharacterized protein LOC117167622 isoform X1, producing the protein MSKTSIRSRNSIQSLIRQKKKKKETTGNKNFEFCCATGDYDPLARYDQRNPPFKSSLTAITSIHECPVLKIRTHFVEHNCPTSTKKGYKIQPGSATDLAQWTTEKKHTSAPGTLLKYLEDEVDFSIFKNTQEKKQAYEEEGKKNIILGKKKVKAEVIKHNKSPLPRWYQDYSNEQMKHLMILKEALCADYEENSTYRTQQILLAIGIISAVFKLSPNIITNLQQKSNRRPVDFLRETYKIKTGVDFEDEGYKNRYNCNERLILSGIAFLTLPETIIELNERLPSIETPEYPPKPLLPHEYPEKMDCPYKEKLFQPPDFRLYRVELYKWRKKMELIPKPKVILPPQKKTSVCYENPVLNKENEKKIDRDFKEISFHNNEEKLMQKNKNEKYFLKKNSNKEEAKQKDENHNENSKSNKEQFGFSLSGLGDGAGPVQYKICGTLDPLERNLKYWLGEKDLHYVISGIMNEDEPPQGPVTYELTGLAKVTPNNSNDDFFAKLKLGDGPKKIYPHGRQYLSKNWLEWLQNVDEEFLKAEKKANKLIESVQATMRLVVPGPTCDSCCACRQTKKSNLKKHTTKTPHMIIDSIAEDDNNKRYIVGSMSMQSAPPSLAESTVNLLEVVASHDKISKNLLINGITNDDGQTIYYISGVTKDIEHIPEEKIKEVIPKSIKNVPPCACAIDKIFNEGLDQEPSNDNIPVAKDGTCCGKTYRPKDGPAYSCKQYPNDKSCKRNPFFKSLQEHKKNAKMQKVHKDLCPPTEQNMCSLPDFQPRVDLDGMADCEGPWETKVPQPEPPKKDDEDKEEIDEEEDGIFHEESVWNKCGEEIDWDARRTAPSVKEVQSIYEKGLSLTQPQTLTSQTLQKYKNYPETEPKQKRDKRDERNKESEKSTKQIIAKKGYENKKLIVIKNKEDSKRPINYRVLQQSLVDNRETNGDGKSKFNRSIEQNVDKNIKSKRLVKSAKKPPTARRNVKIDTSKDNRKRGMHKLTSLTNSYKKLSALKKPKSPKESPQNYMKKTENLAKHTTSFVIQSKYEKLQQLKDDMQQFKNLPVMKIQTVVIPEQKSESCKRDTKYEDGCLAMQYLPGREDKILNKEGPFGWRTESEQKLEPQKTLIYLTEATYPIENVSVRPGGKACDCRENRNKKKILKYSIGGSLNKVEEKTKKVQNVTQIIEGLTYITPPPSPRRSDEYIPEYELYESPYHTCQRKNTDDALKLTEKFLGTQSLMSKNLGNKISCSCGSEDISNEIYSSEKQKEILEKELSSENATNEWHRALTDAGLMDFLAGNKNDIPCWVKCSQFSKSGCSDNIRKLQVKKPVCECKYERKIVQRNEAKQKWLERQERLKSYKKTPFTNIGGISRPMEADKRFIISGVKRIPIKEGDDEVKYCVSGVAENYKMGHVQYLIDGVHMQTPLVTPKPSEKQVSGICAHKHWSVTELPKSMTSFDMEEVENWQGIKENQLNDKPKRLNDATKCKKLANMKEVSNFKRNFQVEDEITNNKKNKFLKTKRRKMDDVNYKNVTQESSNPRYRNLNKSEAQSLLQNQDPEPEQLVSKVEVKQKKVKKYVDDKLALSEIVENKLREMATEGFIFAKLPRCYKMPQIKYWIMYRKGALLTDENKEKIMKHSLKSWRNLEAIKYRNIKPPPMDLTGLQMQNLNFNKAVELKNQIAAKKDLFFSHVRQDRVKKSAALWNTMEFGRFPSLSFKETYFTYLPAKEADGHLLETY; encoded by the exons atgTCTAAGACTTCTATAAGATCCAGAAATTCCATTCAGTCACTCATTCGTCAGAAAAA aaagaaaaaggaaacaacTGGtaacaagaattttgaattttgttgtgcTACTGGCGACTACGATCCATTGGCTAGGTATGATCAACGGAATCCACCCTTCAAGTCTTCTTTAACAGCAATAACTTCGATTCACGAATGTCCTGTACTGAAAATAAGAACACATTTTGTTGAACATAATTGTCCAACTTCAACAAAGAAAGGATATAAAATCCAACCAGGATCCGCAACAGATCTAGCGCAATGGACTACTGAAAAAAAACACACTTCTGCTCCTGGTACTTTACTAAAATACCTAGAAGATGAAGTTGATTTTTCCATATTCAAAAATACGCAAGAAAAAAAACAGGCATACGAAGAAGAAGGGaagaagaatattatattagGAAAAAAGAAAG TTAAAGCGGaagtaataaaacataataaatcaCCGTTGCCTCGTTGGTATCAAGATTATTCGAATGAGCAG atgAAGCACTTAATGATACTTAAAGAAGCATTGTGTGCTGATTATGAAGAAAATTCTACATACAGAACACAACAAATTCTTCTAGCTATTGGAATAATTTCTGCTGTTTTTAAACTTTCACCGAATATAATTACaaacttacaacaaaaaagtAACCGAAGGCCTGTTGATTTTTTACGTGAAACTTACAAGATTAAAACTGGAGTAGATTTTGAAGATGAAGGCTACA aaaacagGTATAATTGCAATGAGAGATTAATATTATCTGGAATTGCTTTTCTAACCCTGCCAGAAACGATTATCGAATTAAATGAAAGACTGCCGTCTATTGAAACTCCAGAATATCCTCCCAAAC CTCTACTGCCTCATGAGTATCCTGAGAAAATGGACTGTccttacaaagaaaaattatttcaacctcCAGATTTTCGACTGTATCGAGTAGAACTGTATAAATGGCGCAAAAAAATGGAACTGATACCGAAACCAAAAGTAATTTTGCCACCCCAAAAAAAGACTTCTGTATGTTATGAAAATCCTGTATTaaataaggaaaatgaaaaaaaaatcgatcgagactttaaagaaataagttttcataataatgaagaaaaattgatgcaaaaaaataaaaatgagaaatatttcttaaaaaagaatagcAACAAAGAAGAAGCGAAACAAAAGGATGAAAAccataatgaaaattcaaaatctaacAAAGAACAGTTCGGCTTTTCATTATCTGGTTTGGGCGATGGTGCTGGGCCTgttcaatataaaatatgtg GTACTTTAGACCCATTAGAGCGAAACCTCAAATATTGGCTTGGCGAAAAAGATCTTCACTACGTAATATCTGGCATAATGAATGAAGACGAACCACCTCAAGGTCCTGTGACTTACGAATTGACTGGTCTCGCCAAAGTCACACCAAACAACAGCAACgacgatttttttgcaaaactaaaACTTGGTGATGGTCCAAAGAAAATTTACCCCCATGGAAGGCAATATCTGTCGAAAAATTGGCTAGAATGGTTGCAAAATGTAGATGAAGAATTCCTTAAAGCCGAAAAGAAAGCTAACAAACTAATTGAGAGTGTCCAAGCTACTATGAGACTTGTAGTTCCTGGTCCAACTTGTGACAGTTGCTGTGCCTGTAGACaaactaaaaaatctaatttgaagAAGCATACTACTAAAACGCCACATATGATTATAGATTCAATTGCTGAAGACGACAATAACAAAAG GTATATAGTCGGTTCTATGTCGATGCAGTCAGCACCACCGAGTTTAGCCGAATCAACAGTGAATCTACTAGAAGTAGTCGCTTCTCATGATAAGATCTCCAAAAATCTGCTCATAAATGGAATTACAAATGATGATGGCCAAACTATTTACTACATATCCGGTGTAACAAAGGACATTGAACACATTCCAGAAGAAAAGATTAAAGAAGTTATTCCAAAGTCTATTAAAAATGTACCACCATGTGCTTGTGCTATagacaaaatattcaatgaaGGTTTAGACCAAGAACCAAGTAATGACAACATTCCGGTAGCAAAAGATGGTACATGCTGTGGGAAAACATATAGACCTAAAGATGGTCCTGCTTATTCTTGTAAACAATATCCAAACGACAAGTCTTGTAAACGAAACCCATTTTTTAAGAGCTTGCAGGAACAcaagaaaaatgcgaaaatgCAAAAAGTTCATAAAGATTTATGTCCGCCCACAGAACAAAACATGTGCAGTCTTCCAGATTTTCAACCCCGTGTAGACTTAGATGGAATGGCTGATTGTGAAGGACCTTGGGAAACTAAAGTTCCACAACCAGAACCTCCAAAGAAGGATGATGAAGACAAAGAAGAAATTGATGAAGAAGAGGATGGAATTTTTCATGAAGAATCAGTCTGGAATAAATGTGGCGAAGAGATCGATTGGGACGCAAGACGAACAGCACCTTCTGTTAAAGAAGTACAAAGTATCTACGAAAAGGGTTTGAGCCTCACTCAACCTCAAACCCTAACTTCTCAAACtttgcaaaaatacaaaaattatcctGAAACAGAACCCAAACAAAAAAGGGATAAACGGGATGAACGAAATAAGGAAAGTGAAAAATCTACTaaacaaataattgcaaaaaaaggttatgaaaataagaaattaattgtgattaaaaataagGAGGATTCGAAACGGCCCATAAATTATCGAGTTCTCCAACAATCTCTTGTAGACAATCGAGAGACAAACGGAGATGgtaaaagtaaatttaatagATCCATCGAGCAAAAtgtagataaaaatattaaaagtaagcGACTCGTCAAGAGTGCAAAGAAACCTCCCACTGCAAGAAGGAATGTAAAAATAGATACTTCCAAGGATAATAGGAAGCGAGGCATGCACAAATTAACAAGTTTAACTAATAGCTACAAGAAactatcagctttaaaaaaacctaaatcaCCGAAAGAATCGCctcaaaattatatgaaaaagacTGAAAATCTCGCGAAGCATACCACCAGTTTCGTAATTCAATCAAAATACgagaaattacaacaattaaaagatgatatgcaacaatttaaaaatcttcctgtgatgaaaattcaaactgtAGTTATTCCAGAACAAAAGTCTGAATCTTGCAAACGAGATACGAAATATGAAGATGGATGTTTGGCAATGCAATATTTGCCTGGACGCGaggacaaaattttaaacaaagaaggaCCTTTCGGTTGGAGAACGGAATCGGAACAAAAGCTAGAACCTCAAAAAACGTTAATTTATCTTACAGAGGCAACTTACCCCATAGAAAATGTTTCAGTTAGACCCGGAGGTAAAGCTTGTGATTGTCGAGAAAacagaaacaagaaaaaaatcttgaaatatagcATCGGCGGTTCACTAAACAAGGTagaggaaaaaacaaaaaaagttcagaatGTAACACAAATAATAGAAGGGCTTACCTACATAACTCCTCCCCCTAGTCCTCGAAGAAGCGATGAATATATTCCTGAATACGAATTGTACGAATCACCTTATCATACGTGTCAGAGAAAAAACACAGATGATGCTCTGAAGCTCACGGAAAAATTTCTGGGTACTCAAAGTCTCATGTCGAAAAACCTTGGAAACAAAATTTCATGTAGTTGTGGTTCTGAAGATATATCAAATGAAATTTATTCAAGTGAGAAACAGAAAGAAATATTGGAAAAGGAATTGTCATCAGAAAATGCTACCAATGAATGGCATAGGGCTTTGACGGATGCCGGTTTGATGGACTTTCTTGCTGGAAACAAAAATGATATTCCTTGCTGGGTCAAGTGTTCTCAGTTTTCGAAATCTGGTTGTTCCGATAATATTAGAAAATTGCAAGTAAAAAAACCAGTTTGTGAATGTAAATACGAGAGGAAGATTGTTCAAAGAAATGAGGCGAAGCAGAAATGGTTAGAGCGACAAGAAAgattaaaatcttacaaaaagaCCCCATTCACGAATATTGGTGGAATATCGAGACCTATGGAGGCAgataaaagatttattatatcCGGTGTGAAGAGAATTCCCATTAAGGAAGGAGATGACGAGGTGAAATATTGTGTGAGTGGAGTTGCAGAAAATTATAAGATGGGACATGTGCAGTATCTTATTGATGGAGTGCACATGCAAACTCCACTTGTAACACCAAAACCAAGTGAGAAACAAGTTTCTGGTATTTGTGCGCATAAGCACTGGTCTGTAACAGaattaccaaaaagtatgacttcttTTGATATGGAAGAAGTCGAAAATTGGCAAGGGATAAAAGAAAATCAGTTGAATGATAAACCTAAAAGACTTAATGATGCtacaaaatgtaagaaattagCAAACATGAAAGAAGTGTCTAATttcaaaaggaattttcaagtcgaaGACGAGAtaacaaataataagaaaaataaatttttaaagactaaGCGCAGAAAAATGGAtgatgtaaattataaaaatgtaacgcAGGAGTCTTCGAATCCCCGTTATAGAAATCTAAACAAGTCGGAAGCACAAAGCCTTTTGCAAAACCAGGACCCAGAGCCGGAACAATTAGTTTCTAAAGTTGAAGTTAagcagaaaaaagttaaaaaatatgttgatgATAAATTGGCTTTGAGTGAAATAGTAGAA AATAAACTTAGAGAAATGGCCACTGAAGGGTTTATATTTGCGAAATTGCCAAGGTGTTACAAAATGCCTCAAATAAAATATTGGATAATGTACAGGAAAGGTGCATTATTGACAGACGAAAATAAAG aaaaaataatgaaacacaGTCTGAAATCATGGAGAAACTTAGAGGCAATTAAATATCGAAATATCAAACCACCACCAATGGATCTAACAGGACTTCAAatgcaaaacttaaattttaacaaagcagtcgaattaaaaaatcag
- the LOC117167622 gene encoding uncharacterized protein LOC117167622 isoform X4 — MKHLMILKEALCADYEENSTYRTQQILLAIGIISAVFKLSPNIITNLQQKSNRRPVDFLRETYKIKTGVDFEDEGYKNRYNCNERLILSGIAFLTLPETIIELNERLPSIETPEYPPKPLLPHEYPEKMDCPYKEKLFQPPDFRLYRVELYKWRKKMELIPKPKVILPPQKKTSVCYENPVLNKENEKKIDRDFKEISFHNNEEKLMQKNKNEKYFLKKNSNKEEAKQKDENHNENSKSNKEQFGFSLSGLGDGAGPVQYKICGTLDPLERNLKYWLGEKDLHYVISGIMNEDEPPQGPVTYELTGLAKVTPNNSNDDFFAKLKLGDGPKKIYPHGRQYLSKNWLEWLQNVDEEFLKAEKKANKLIESVQATMRLVVPGPTCDSCCACRQTKKSNLKKHTTKTPHMIIDSIAEDDNNKRYIVGSMSMQSAPPSLAESTVNLLEVVASHDKISKNLLINGITNDDGQTIYYISGVTKDIEHIPEEKIKEVIPKSIKNVPPCACAIDKIFNEGLDQEPSNDNIPVAKDGTCCGKTYRPKDGPAYSCKQYPNDKSCKRNPFFKSLQEHKKNAKMQKVHKDLCPPTEQNMCSLPDFQPRVDLDGMADCEGPWETKVPQPEPPKKDDEDKEEIDEEEDGIFHEESVWNKCGEEIDWDARRTAPSVKEVQSIYEKGLSLTQPQTLTSQTLQKYKNYPETEPKQKRDKRDERNKESEKSTKQIIAKKGYENKKLIVIKNKEDSKRPINYRVLQQSLVDNRETNGDGKSKFNRSIEQNVDKNIKSKRLVKSAKKPPTARRNVKIDTSKDNRKRGMHKLTSLTNSYKKLSALKKPKSPKESPQNYMKKTENLAKHTTSFVIQSKYEKLQQLKDDMQQFKNLPVMKIQTVVIPEQKSESCKRDTKYEDGCLAMQYLPGREDKILNKEGPFGWRTESEQKLEPQKTLIYLTEATYPIENVSVRPGGKACDCRENRNKKKILKYSIGGSLNKVEEKTKKVQNVTQIIEGLTYITPPPSPRRSDEYIPEYELYESPYHTCQRKNTDDALKLTEKFLGTQSLMSKNLGNKISCSCGSEDISNEIYSSEKQKEILEKELSSENATNEWHRALTDAGLMDFLAGNKNDIPCWVKCSQFSKSGCSDNIRKLQVKKPVCECKYERKIVQRNEAKQKWLERQERLKSYKKTPFTNIGGISRPMEADKRFIISGVKRIPIKEGDDEVKYCVSGVAENYKMGHVQYLIDGVHMQTPLVTPKPSEKQVSGICAHKHWSVTELPKSMTSFDMEEVENWQGIKENQLNDKPKRLNDATKCKKLANMKEVSNFKRNFQVEDEITNNKKNKFLKTKRRKMDDVNYKNVTQESSNPRYRNLNKSEAQSLLQNQDPEPEQLVSKVEVKQKKVKKYVDDKLALSEIVENKLREMATEGFIFAKLPRCYKMPQIKYWIMYRKGALLTDENKEKIMKHSLKSWRNLEAIKYRNIKPPPMDLTGLQMQNLNFNKAVELKNQIAAKKDLFFSHVRQDRVKKSAALWNTMEFGRFPSLSFKETYFTYLPAKEADGHLLETY; from the exons atgAAGCACTTAATGATACTTAAAGAAGCATTGTGTGCTGATTATGAAGAAAATTCTACATACAGAACACAACAAATTCTTCTAGCTATTGGAATAATTTCTGCTGTTTTTAAACTTTCACCGAATATAATTACaaacttacaacaaaaaagtAACCGAAGGCCTGTTGATTTTTTACGTGAAACTTACAAGATTAAAACTGGAGTAGATTTTGAAGATGAAGGCTACA aaaacagGTATAATTGCAATGAGAGATTAATATTATCTGGAATTGCTTTTCTAACCCTGCCAGAAACGATTATCGAATTAAATGAAAGACTGCCGTCTATTGAAACTCCAGAATATCCTCCCAAAC CTCTACTGCCTCATGAGTATCCTGAGAAAATGGACTGTccttacaaagaaaaattatttcaacctcCAGATTTTCGACTGTATCGAGTAGAACTGTATAAATGGCGCAAAAAAATGGAACTGATACCGAAACCAAAAGTAATTTTGCCACCCCAAAAAAAGACTTCTGTATGTTATGAAAATCCTGTATTaaataaggaaaatgaaaaaaaaatcgatcgagactttaaagaaataagttttcataataatgaagaaaaattgatgcaaaaaaataaaaatgagaaatatttcttaaaaaagaatagcAACAAAGAAGAAGCGAAACAAAAGGATGAAAAccataatgaaaattcaaaatctaacAAAGAACAGTTCGGCTTTTCATTATCTGGTTTGGGCGATGGTGCTGGGCCTgttcaatataaaatatgtg GTACTTTAGACCCATTAGAGCGAAACCTCAAATATTGGCTTGGCGAAAAAGATCTTCACTACGTAATATCTGGCATAATGAATGAAGACGAACCACCTCAAGGTCCTGTGACTTACGAATTGACTGGTCTCGCCAAAGTCACACCAAACAACAGCAACgacgatttttttgcaaaactaaaACTTGGTGATGGTCCAAAGAAAATTTACCCCCATGGAAGGCAATATCTGTCGAAAAATTGGCTAGAATGGTTGCAAAATGTAGATGAAGAATTCCTTAAAGCCGAAAAGAAAGCTAACAAACTAATTGAGAGTGTCCAAGCTACTATGAGACTTGTAGTTCCTGGTCCAACTTGTGACAGTTGCTGTGCCTGTAGACaaactaaaaaatctaatttgaagAAGCATACTACTAAAACGCCACATATGATTATAGATTCAATTGCTGAAGACGACAATAACAAAAG GTATATAGTCGGTTCTATGTCGATGCAGTCAGCACCACCGAGTTTAGCCGAATCAACAGTGAATCTACTAGAAGTAGTCGCTTCTCATGATAAGATCTCCAAAAATCTGCTCATAAATGGAATTACAAATGATGATGGCCAAACTATTTACTACATATCCGGTGTAACAAAGGACATTGAACACATTCCAGAAGAAAAGATTAAAGAAGTTATTCCAAAGTCTATTAAAAATGTACCACCATGTGCTTGTGCTATagacaaaatattcaatgaaGGTTTAGACCAAGAACCAAGTAATGACAACATTCCGGTAGCAAAAGATGGTACATGCTGTGGGAAAACATATAGACCTAAAGATGGTCCTGCTTATTCTTGTAAACAATATCCAAACGACAAGTCTTGTAAACGAAACCCATTTTTTAAGAGCTTGCAGGAACAcaagaaaaatgcgaaaatgCAAAAAGTTCATAAAGATTTATGTCCGCCCACAGAACAAAACATGTGCAGTCTTCCAGATTTTCAACCCCGTGTAGACTTAGATGGAATGGCTGATTGTGAAGGACCTTGGGAAACTAAAGTTCCACAACCAGAACCTCCAAAGAAGGATGATGAAGACAAAGAAGAAATTGATGAAGAAGAGGATGGAATTTTTCATGAAGAATCAGTCTGGAATAAATGTGGCGAAGAGATCGATTGGGACGCAAGACGAACAGCACCTTCTGTTAAAGAAGTACAAAGTATCTACGAAAAGGGTTTGAGCCTCACTCAACCTCAAACCCTAACTTCTCAAACtttgcaaaaatacaaaaattatcctGAAACAGAACCCAAACAAAAAAGGGATAAACGGGATGAACGAAATAAGGAAAGTGAAAAATCTACTaaacaaataattgcaaaaaaaggttatgaaaataagaaattaattgtgattaaaaataagGAGGATTCGAAACGGCCCATAAATTATCGAGTTCTCCAACAATCTCTTGTAGACAATCGAGAGACAAACGGAGATGgtaaaagtaaatttaatagATCCATCGAGCAAAAtgtagataaaaatattaaaagtaagcGACTCGTCAAGAGTGCAAAGAAACCTCCCACTGCAAGAAGGAATGTAAAAATAGATACTTCCAAGGATAATAGGAAGCGAGGCATGCACAAATTAACAAGTTTAACTAATAGCTACAAGAAactatcagctttaaaaaaacctaaatcaCCGAAAGAATCGCctcaaaattatatgaaaaagacTGAAAATCTCGCGAAGCATACCACCAGTTTCGTAATTCAATCAAAATACgagaaattacaacaattaaaagatgatatgcaacaatttaaaaatcttcctgtgatgaaaattcaaactgtAGTTATTCCAGAACAAAAGTCTGAATCTTGCAAACGAGATACGAAATATGAAGATGGATGTTTGGCAATGCAATATTTGCCTGGACGCGaggacaaaattttaaacaaagaaggaCCTTTCGGTTGGAGAACGGAATCGGAACAAAAGCTAGAACCTCAAAAAACGTTAATTTATCTTACAGAGGCAACTTACCCCATAGAAAATGTTTCAGTTAGACCCGGAGGTAAAGCTTGTGATTGTCGAGAAAacagaaacaagaaaaaaatcttgaaatatagcATCGGCGGTTCACTAAACAAGGTagaggaaaaaacaaaaaaagttcagaatGTAACACAAATAATAGAAGGGCTTACCTACATAACTCCTCCCCCTAGTCCTCGAAGAAGCGATGAATATATTCCTGAATACGAATTGTACGAATCACCTTATCATACGTGTCAGAGAAAAAACACAGATGATGCTCTGAAGCTCACGGAAAAATTTCTGGGTACTCAAAGTCTCATGTCGAAAAACCTTGGAAACAAAATTTCATGTAGTTGTGGTTCTGAAGATATATCAAATGAAATTTATTCAAGTGAGAAACAGAAAGAAATATTGGAAAAGGAATTGTCATCAGAAAATGCTACCAATGAATGGCATAGGGCTTTGACGGATGCCGGTTTGATGGACTTTCTTGCTGGAAACAAAAATGATATTCCTTGCTGGGTCAAGTGTTCTCAGTTTTCGAAATCTGGTTGTTCCGATAATATTAGAAAATTGCAAGTAAAAAAACCAGTTTGTGAATGTAAATACGAGAGGAAGATTGTTCAAAGAAATGAGGCGAAGCAGAAATGGTTAGAGCGACAAGAAAgattaaaatcttacaaaaagaCCCCATTCACGAATATTGGTGGAATATCGAGACCTATGGAGGCAgataaaagatttattatatcCGGTGTGAAGAGAATTCCCATTAAGGAAGGAGATGACGAGGTGAAATATTGTGTGAGTGGAGTTGCAGAAAATTATAAGATGGGACATGTGCAGTATCTTATTGATGGAGTGCACATGCAAACTCCACTTGTAACACCAAAACCAAGTGAGAAACAAGTTTCTGGTATTTGTGCGCATAAGCACTGGTCTGTAACAGaattaccaaaaagtatgacttcttTTGATATGGAAGAAGTCGAAAATTGGCAAGGGATAAAAGAAAATCAGTTGAATGATAAACCTAAAAGACTTAATGATGCtacaaaatgtaagaaattagCAAACATGAAAGAAGTGTCTAATttcaaaaggaattttcaagtcgaaGACGAGAtaacaaataataagaaaaataaatttttaaagactaaGCGCAGAAAAATGGAtgatgtaaattataaaaatgtaacgcAGGAGTCTTCGAATCCCCGTTATAGAAATCTAAACAAGTCGGAAGCACAAAGCCTTTTGCAAAACCAGGACCCAGAGCCGGAACAATTAGTTTCTAAAGTTGAAGTTAagcagaaaaaagttaaaaaatatgttgatgATAAATTGGCTTTGAGTGAAATAGTAGAA AATAAACTTAGAGAAATGGCCACTGAAGGGTTTATATTTGCGAAATTGCCAAGGTGTTACAAAATGCCTCAAATAAAATATTGGATAATGTACAGGAAAGGTGCATTATTGACAGACGAAAATAAAG aaaaaataatgaaacacaGTCTGAAATCATGGAGAAACTTAGAGGCAATTAAATATCGAAATATCAAACCACCACCAATGGATCTAACAGGACTTCAAatgcaaaacttaaattttaacaaagcagtcgaattaaaaaatcag